The genomic interval TGACTGCAGCGGGCATCACGCCAGTCTACTATCAGGCGACATCTGCCTCCAGCGCCGCAGAGTATTCGACACTGCTACAGTCGATCAATGCCACATCCCCCCAGGCGGTCCTTGAACTGGGCTACCTTGACAATGACCTGTCTTTCTACAGTGCAATGGCCGCGGACAATATGCATTTCCCGTTCGTGTTCACCATATATTCGGGACTGGCTTATTCGGCAGTCTTCTCACAGACACCGGCCGGCAGTCTGAATTACACATACACATATGCTTCGCCTCCGTTTGTGCAATACACGAATGTCACCCTCGGTCCTACCACATCACAATTCGTGTCTGAATGGCAATCACTGTATGGAAGTGTGCCAAACTTCAACGACATTGCGGGGTACAACGCCGGACTTCTTATCGGGAAGACGATTTCGGTGGCGGGAAACCTGAATCAGCTTGATTTACGGCATGCGGCAAACCAGCTTTCCGGCAACACGACGACGCTCGAAGGACCATTCGTCATCAACACATCGACAGGCGCACAAATTGGAATGCCGATGGATCTCATGCAGTACCAGCCGGGATCATCGGGCCTGAGTCCGGTGGTGATTTATCCAACCAATGTGGCCACAGGAACGGCCATCTATCCTGCGCCGAGCGTTGTTCTGGCAAATGCCAACGCTGTCGCATATGCTACGCAAAACCACGCTCTCACGCCGCTGTATCTCCAGTATTCAACGGCGCTGGAGCAGTTCCCAGCCCTCATAATGGCACAGGGAGACATGCGGGCGGGCGTGGCATGACGGCAATGTTCGAGTGAAGCACGACACATGACGGATAGAGTGCCCGACTCATGCAGCTGTTTCTGGACGCTTTAATCACATCGCTGATTTATTCGGCGTTCTTTTCCCTTGCAGCGTTGGGCCTCAACCTTATTTTTGGCGTCATGAGGATAGTGAATCTGGCACATGGCCAGTTCATTGTCCTCGGCTCTTATGCCGCCATCCTGCTCCTGTCCACCTATTCTGTCAATCCGCTCATGGCACTGCTGTTCATTGTTCCTGTTTTCTTCCTAACCGGCATTCCCCTCTATTATCTGCTCGTTCCGAGGCTCCGCAAATCCGGTGATCCTGAAATGAGTTCGTTTATTCTCTTCTTCGGCCTTTCGTTCGTGATGGAGGGACTGGCGATTCAGTTTTTTGGCGTCGATTACAGAACGCTTCCTTACTCTGCCTTCAGGCCGCTGCACGTGAGCATTGCAGGCAGCACCGTTCCGTTTGCCTGGATTGTCACTGCTGCCGTATCCGTCTTTTTCATACTGGTCATTTACGTTTATCTCTACCATACGAGACTCGGGCTGCAGACACGGGCGCTGATGATAAACAGGGAGGAGGCTGCCGCCAACGGTGTGAATGCAGGCACCGTTTCGGCAATTGCATTTTCCACCGGGCTGACGCTGGCAGCGGCTGCCGGCGCCTTCTCCTCTTTCATAAGCTATCCGACATCTCCTGCCATAGGGGCAACATTCACTCTCATCTCCTTTGCAATAATAATCATAGGCGCACTGGGAAACCCTCTTGCGACGCTTGTCGGCGGCGTGGTTTTCGCCTTCACATACGGCTACACAGAACTCTATTTTCCGAACATTTCATCGCTCGTACCCTTCGTTGTGCTAGTCGCAGTAATACTCATCAGGCCCACAGGACTCATGGGGAGGAAAGTGCGTGAATTTTAACGGCCTTTTCCTTTCGGGCGGAAAAGGGATAAAAACAGATGCTGTCAAAATGGTAATACCGCTGGCCGTAATATTCGTGCTCGGCCCTGTTCTTACGGCCAATCAGAGCATACTGATGGAACTCGCAGTATTCATCATACTTGCCGACGCGCTAAACATAGTATATGGTTTCACAGGATATCTCCCGTTCGGTTTCGGCGCTTTTTTCGCCGTGGGTGCTTACGGCACAGCGATCATGATAGCACATTATTCGTCGCCTGTCGCACTCGCATTGCTGGTCGGTGCGCTCCTCGCCTGCCTCCTGGCGCTTGTCTTCACACCGCTTCTGAGACTCTCCGGAGCATATTTTGCGATAGCAAGCCTGGCCGCCTTTGAGGTTGTGTACCTGGCAGTGAGCAACACGTCGCTCACTTCCGTCACGGGAGGCCCTTATGGGATATCATTCATTCAGGCATATTCGCCAAATGTGGACTATGCGGTCACTGCCGTTGTCGCAATTGTGTCGGCGCTCGCGGTAATTCTACTGTCACGATCATATTTCGGTATTGCCCTCAAGGCAATAAAGGAGGATCGTTTTGCGGTTGAACTTGCAGGCGTCAACAGCCTGCGCTACAGGAATTATGCGTGGTTGCTCTCCGCGCTGTTTTCTGGCCTGGCCGGAGGCCTGTTCGGCTGGTATCTCGGATTCTTCTATCCGGAAGCGGTATTTTCGCTCACCGACTACTCAGTGCTCGTCATAGTTTTCGTGCTCTTCGGCGGCAGGGGGACAACATTCGGGCCAGTGATCGGAACAATCATATTGTTCGCAACCTACGAGATGCTCATACTGTATTTCAGCAACCTGCTGCTCATAATATTCGGTCTCCTGCTTGTGCTGCTGATTCTTTTCATACCCGACGGCATATTGCC from Candidatus Sysuiplasma acidicola carries:
- a CDS encoding branched-chain amino acid ABC transporter permease; translated protein: MQLFLDALITSLIYSAFFSLAALGLNLIFGVMRIVNLAHGQFIVLGSYAAILLLSTYSVNPLMALLFIVPVFFLTGIPLYYLLVPRLRKSGDPEMSSFILFFGLSFVMEGLAIQFFGVDYRTLPYSAFRPLHVSIAGSTVPFAWIVTAAVSVFFILVIYVYLYHTRLGLQTRALMINREEAAANGVNAGTVSAIAFSTGLTLAAAAGAFSSFISYPTSPAIGATFTLISFAIIIIGALGNPLATLVGGVVFAFTYGYTELYFPNISSLVPFVVLVAVILIRPTGLMGRKVREF
- a CDS encoding branched-chain amino acid ABC transporter permease, whose translation is MNFNGLFLSGGKGIKTDAVKMVIPLAVIFVLGPVLTANQSILMELAVFIILADALNIVYGFTGYLPFGFGAFFAVGAYGTAIMIAHYSSPVALALLVGALLACLLALVFTPLLRLSGAYFAIASLAAFEVVYLAVSNTSLTSVTGGPYGISFIQAYSPNVDYAVTAVVAIVSALAVILLSRSYFGIALKAIKEDRFAVELAGVNSLRYRNYAWLLSALFSGLAGGLFGWYLGFFYPEAVFSLTDYSVLVIVFVLFGGRGTTFGPVIGTIILFATYEMLILYFSNLLLIIFGLLLVLLILFIPDGILPIIRKYYGGIS
- a CDS encoding ABC transporter substrate-binding protein, with the translated sequence MTSSGTGSQSASKPSRRNAIIALVVVVILIIAAVSVYAVLQSSRKAAPADILVGTLYASSGAFAQLSGYQLSGLKLWINQTNVAGGLYVSSYGKKLPLKLVTYDDQSSTSTAATDYTNLITVDHVNILVADFGSTLTAPAISIAQEHHVLLFDPTASTPGFFSATNPYVVDLSILVSSEWPLVLSKYLITHRTSISKVAILYTDQAFTAAQASTIDSQLTAAGITPVYYQATSASSAAEYSTLLQSINATSPQAVLELGYLDNDLSFYSAMAADNMHFPFVFTIYSGLAYSAVFSQTPAGSLNYTYTYASPPFVQYTNVTLGPTTSQFVSEWQSLYGSVPNFNDIAGYNAGLLIGKTISVAGNLNQLDLRHAANQLSGNTTTLEGPFVINTSTGAQIGMPMDLMQYQPGSSGLSPVVIYPTNVATGTAIYPAPSVVLANANAVAYATQNHALTPLYLQYSTALEQFPALIMAQGDMRAGVA